The sequence TGCTTATTCTAGTATTCATATGAGATGATTGAAAAGTCGATAATTTTATTTGAAGATAATGATCTTGTTTTCTTACCCccctttttttgttttcatgttttttctcCTTTATTATTTCTCACGTTTCATTATATCTCCAATTGCTAGAATCCTTGTGATTGCAATCAAATTTAAGGCGGTTTTTTAGATATGCATTTAGCTTTTATTACAAAAGAATAACTAATTAAAGTGTGTCAACTCAATAATATTGACCAATTACTATAgctcctcaaaatttgaatattGCACTTTAAATCTATCCCTTCTTAGTGATGATCAAGTGATCTTGGATTTGGGAAGATTATTCTTGGTCTAGCTCTTATATAGGGAAATTTCTTCATCTCTTAATGTTTTGTTATGGAAActaaccaaaataaataaattatgtcaATATAGAAAGAAACACTAATCATTTCATACATTTTTTATACTTTATAAACTTTAGAATTCGTGGAACAATGataattatgtatgtatgtatatatgtatgtatgtatgtatgtatgtatgtatgcatgcatgtatgtatctgCATGTGTCTTTGTGTGTAATCCCATCGAGTGATATTCATTGATAATATTCATATATTTGACTCATAATCATGTTAAATTCATGTGCAAATTAGAGAGGGGATAGATGTTATAGTTAAATTGTCATACCCTTGTCATTTACCAGTTATCTTTGTGGCAATCTTAATAAGAATACATTAAGACAATAATGTATTAACAAGGAaactattataaagaatatattaaCACAATAATACATTGATGGACACAATAATCATCTATTTCCACCTCAAAACCTTATTCTATCCATTATATTGCCTCAATTCATACTCATTTATAGATATGTAATTCCTACCTTTATATCACCAACTTATCCATAAAGATCATTTTTGTGTGACTTACAATTGTTCTACATTAGTCTAAGGTATATGAGAATGATCAAAAGACTCCAAATCAAAgttttcaattttttatccctTTCTATTCACACGTCTAGGAAAACCTAACACACTTTTATGTATCATGTCACTATTTCAATATATTTGTGTGAAGATTTTTGTGTCAGAATGGAGCTAAAGAGTGGATAATGGAAGATGTTAAAAAGAAGGCAGTTCATTCATTCATCGGTGGTACATATAGCATAAAACAACGAAAGATGATGAATGGAAGAGATATCTCCACTGATATTGCATTTTCTTTAACCTTGAACTGTGAATTTTATAAAACAGTTCATTCATCTCAAATAAGAAAACACCTTCGATATAATTATTGGATGAAAGCATGTACACCGTATCAAAAATAAACAAGATGTGAAATTTAATACGTACGGGAACCTTACAAAATAGCATCAAACTCAACAGACGCGAAACTGGAAAATGAACTCTTCAAAACATAACAGTAGATACATCAGCGTGCCCAAATGGATGAACAAAACATACTGAAGCCCAAAATATTAGTAGTCCCAGAAAAGAGTCATTTAGGAGAAATACACAATGTAATCAAATGAAAAACATGGATTTCTCGCCCCGAAGTAGTATATTGAAACTACTGTTACAATTCGATAAAGAACTGTCACTATCCGATGAAGAAAGACCCTTCAGTGCTTCGACATACAGTCGACCTCTGCATGCTGCCAGGTCAGCATAATAAACGGGAGGCACGATCGAGACAGGCTTTGTGCGGGTGGCGGATGTGAAACATAGATGGTAAATGAGTGTCTGCAGCTTCTCTGAACTGAACCCGATTTCGTTACACAGAACGTAATAATGCGTTACCTTGCTGGTACCCAGCTCGTTATGGTGACTGCACAGATAGAAGTTAATCTCCGATGGGTAAACAATTTCAGCACTGTCCACAACTGTCCCAGATGGCACGTTTTGGTCTCCTGATTTCCGGAACAGCCTTGTGTGATGCCGCTTCTGCGCTATTATGAAAGTAAGTTTTGGATTATAATCTGTTTCTAACTCCATGAATGCATCCTTCAATGCTTCCAACTCTTTCTTGCGGACCTCATCAAACTGCCAGTCACCTATCCCatttctgaaaaatataacattTTTGGGCAATCTTTTGTTGTTGGTTTCCTTATACTCTTGTAGCAATTCTTTACACATGTCTCCCAGCTTTGAAATCATTTCCTGACGGTGTTTCTGCCGTTGAATTCTGAAGACGTAGCGGTTGGAATCGGGCCAGTTTATGCTCATAACAACAGCGGCAATTGACGGGAATTCTTGATCGTGATTTCTCGGATGATTCACGTCCGCTCCAAAATACACCACGTCAGAGTCATCAATACAAGGTATCTGATTCGAATGGCTTTGCAAGAGAGCCACATTGCTCCCGCCTAACTTGACATTGACTTCAAGAGCAAAATTTGTCAAATATTGGGAGGCAAAATTTTGGTTCTTCTTGAAACAGGGATCATTCCGATGGTAAAGATTAGCACATTTTTTCACACTTTGATGAAACAGGCAGCATTGCGTTGTCAGGCCTATTTCGATCTCGCAGATAAACTTGAGGTTTTTGAATCCAGGGTGCTTGCTTGAATCCACTATACAGATTAAAATCTCCAGCTCATTGTTCCTTTCGCTATGGATTTTCTGTAGTTCTTTCTTTAGCTTTACCACATTGTTTAATATGTCCTCTTCTACATCTTCGAATATGACGGGCTTTTGTTTGACATTGATACCTACCTCTATGAACCTTCTCACAATTTTGTCTCTAAACTTATTCACCACATCCATTTGCTTGTTGGGGATTTTGGAGAAGTGTATTATTCCCCAATTATTAAGGATTTTCCCATCGAAAACAGTTTTCTTGTTCTCCCTAGTCATGTTCCATTGCCTCTTATCGTTCCCTGGCGTCAGCTTCTTTTTGGTGCCCTTCTTGTTGCCCAACATTAGCACAGGTGCGTCTAGTACACGTCCTGTCACTTGGGTCATTTCGGGGTGCAGAGTCATTTCGAAACCGGCAAGGTAAGGACCGCTGCACTCACAACGATTAAAAAAATGAATTACTGCATCGAAATCTAATAAGGGCAGTTTCGTAAAAATATTTACTCTCACTTAAAGTGTCAGCATCTAATTTGGGATATTTTGGTTTATGAATATTTGAAGTTTTGATTTACTATTAGAGGGGTCTTACTTAAAAATCCATTTaaccaaattaaaacttagaatatGCTGTTTAGGTTTGCTCACTCATAACAATTTCACTGGAGTCAGCTGAAATTAAATGTCAAAAAGAAATTTAATAAtgacaatttaaaatatattatatttcttCTTCTAAAACTGGTAATATTGGATGAAGATTGCAGATTAAAATTCTAAATAGCAAATTTGTGATATTAATAAAAGATTCAATTGTCAAATTTTAAGTCAAACTTATTGAACCATATTTCATGATAGGCTAACATCAACCCATCTCTCATGGAAATAATAATCTAATTAATATTCATTAAATGGAAACTAATAAAAATAAGACATACTTAATCATAAGGTCCCTCCAAATTCAAACCCACCTAACTTGATACCCAATATTGAAAACCTTAACAACTACTGTATTTTATGAATCATTAATCAAAGAACCCGTTTAActcatcaaatgaaaaatattctCGTTAAATGCAGATAAGTTATTCGTTAAACTATCTGATATTTGAATATAGTTCTTGTTATGCCAATATTTAAATTTCACACATTGAAAGCTATAACTGCATACAAATAGTCAATAGAGACTTACCCTCCGGAAGGTCCTTGTTCGCTTTTAATTATTTGAACGATTTTTTCCCTCCTCTCCGGCAGGCTGACAACCCTCTTCAATGCTTTTTCATGCTCAGAGTTCAAATTATCCTCGACAACCCTCTGCCCTTCACAAATCTGACAAAACTCCATCTGAACAAAATTTTGTTCACCGGGCTTCTTGATCAGCTCCAGACAAGGAAGTTTCTTGTAGTAATCCACAATACTTGTATCCTCCCCTCCCTCATCTGTATTGAACTTGATCTCTTTAGTAACATGTTTAGTGAGTCCCACCACAGTGAACTTTTGTCCCGGCTGCCTGTTTTTGACGGTCACCTGCAAACCTTTCAGAGCTCTTTCAACATCAAGAGGCATTCGAATACCGTTCGCCTCCAAATATTTCAGAACGGGGATTTCTACGTAGAAGGCCGTGATAGAATAATCAACAATAAGATTTAGTCCCTGGGCCGTTCGTCTGAGACTCATTGAAAACCCATTTTCAGCTACAGTGCCATAATCAAGGCAACTTGGATTTTTGTAGAAACCTTGTCCCACAATTATGTAGTTTCTTCTGAGATGCTCCTTTACAGCCGCATCCAACTTCTGCAAGAACTCCTGCTTCACAGTCACATGGCCGCTTTCATTACCAAGAAACTCCGTAACACTTGATGACGCCACTCTCTCCAATTTTACCCTATATTTTTTGCCTCTAGAGGGCTCCACTATAAAATCTTCCTGTTCCAATTCCATTGGGCTATACAGGTTGTCTGTTCCGTCGTACATAAGACTTTTATTGCGCAAATTGTCTTCAATGAATTTGTTCATAATGTATTTCTTAACTGCCATAGACATATTAGTCCGGCTTCCAGAAACCCCCTGAGAAGGTGCGCCGATTATGTCCACTTTGTATTGGATTATCTCCTTATTGGGAACGAATTTGACCTTGAAATGATTCACCAAGAGATCAATTTCCCTCGCTCTCTCTCGAGCGCTTCCTTGACCACTCTGCAGAGGCTCCCACTTTTGTTTACCTCTTGCATTCCATGGTTCGCCTTGCCGACTATTACCTCTACCGTCCATGAATTTTATTTTGCTCGAACAAAATTTTCCCTTTACCCCTCTGTTAACCGCAACAAATTTTCAAGTACGTGCTTTTGCAAAGTTAAACTTGAAGGGTACAGATGAAGACGGAGGGGATTTCTTCGTCTTCTACAGAGAAACAGAGGGAAGTATATAACCGATACAAATTCATTCGTTTCGTTACAAATTCCGAGTAGAGTGCCCTACAACGGATGGGGTGTGTTTTGTTTTCTTTCGCTTTTTAAGTTCGAAACATATAACCCACACAAATTCATTTGTTTCGTCTTCTAAAGAACAATAGAGGGAAATATATAACATTCGTGTGCCTTCGTTCTAGAGGTTTTTATTCTATGCGGAGACTTGTTGCTTCTCCCATTATTTTGATGGATTAAGGTTGCCTACTACTCAACCTCAATGCTTAGCTTTATGTGCCGAGTGGATTATTACTTCCTGCCCCGCTAGGAACTATTGCTAAGGGTTCGGTTTAAGCAGTGATTAAACTCCATACACAGCCAATCAGACTTCAGTAATTAGAAGATTAAATTTATATACACTACTTTCCTAATGAAGTTGCATATTTCTTAAGGCAAATATTAATTTAAACTTTTTCGGCACACTATTATTTGCTATTGTTTTCGGTTGCAAGGattgttgataactgatgctgctctagcatgcagctagattaatttagttaatagtttttttgtttattcatgcaaataaagcatgtactccaacatgcattaatccttaggactatttttagttttgttttttgcatgaatttgtttttagtaaataaagcatgttgtgcatgcacttattgtattcttaatttagggagtagtttgttttttttagtttgagagccttagtagctttccatgcaatgctaggaatatatttagaactgcagttattatttattcttctaggctacaaattctttatatatacagcctctatgtaattttttaattaaagcttcaataaagaaattggtgtgtgcaattccaaaaaaaacAAGGCAGTttattttttattctgaattgtgatttctttttgcaattgattcttttgctattattgtttgctaatcagctgGTTTAGAGAGGATAGGCCAGGTTCAAAagtctacaagtggtatcagagcaggtaaaattgttttgggttaaagttttattgttggaatttcaccaaagttaatcatgtcgaattctaaccatatgcccattccagaatttgatgggaatgattatgattattggtgcattaagatgctgaccttttttattggaaaagatttgtgggagattattaaATTAGGTTATGAAGAGCCAGCTAATTGGAATGCCCTTATAGCCAATGACAAAATAgctagaaaggaagcaaggaaaaagaatgctcaagctttgtttcacattcagatagctcttgataagagcttatttccaagaataacaggagcaacaactgccaaagatgcttggaagactctacaagaagcttaccagggcagtgatcaagttaaagtggtcaagctttagacattgaagcgagagttcgagaatttgaagatgcaagaagccaaAAGTATAAGTGTGATTATTGtgttagagtcaaagatgtggtcaataaaatggctacacttgggaaaattgtaagcaatgaagttttgataaaaaaggtgttgagatctttgacacctagatggaatcatgtagcaataatcatagaagaaagcaaggatttgacaaaactacagtttgatcaactggttggatccctgatgtctcatgaagaaagattgaaagattctttagaaagtgtagagaaagcattttcctctaaattgctaatcacaaaacatgaagatgcaagcagcagtagtgccaaaatcaatcaaggccaaggtaaagggcaaagccaaaattcttcaagaggtagaggaaaaggtggctcaagaggaactagtggtttcagaggaagaggtagaggcaagtttgataagagaaatgttcaatgttaccattgtaataggtatggccactttgaaagagaatgcagattgaaagaaggtaaaagtgctaactatgctcaagaaagtagtgagaatcctcccgatcacttatttttatcttatgcaaagggtgaaaatactagtaaaaatgtttggtacctagattttgggtgctctaaccatatgatagggaataagaagttgttctcaacaaaggatggaagtttcaaatccaagatccagcttggtgaggataaatcattggaggttactgccaaaggagctatggaggtccaaacaaaagaaggtataaagagtattcatgatatttattatactccacaattgaagcacaatttgttaagtgttgggcagctatgtgagaaaaattataaagtagtctttgagaataagacttgtactatctatgataagaataaggataatagggtgatcaaTGTTGTTCCTATGACAAAAAATAGGATGTTGctcttgaggtttggtgaacataacaatagtttggcaaatatggcttatgaggattcaagttggttatggcatctcaggtatgggcatttaaattttcatagtttgaagtttctaacatCGAATGCATTAGTTTCTAGTCTCGAATGCATTAGTTTCTAGTTTGCCCacggttgaggaacacaaggaggtttgtgaaggttgtgctaaaggaaagcatgcaagagaaaagtttccaaagggaaatgcatggagggctcatcacccactttagcttgttcattcagatatatgtggtccaatgcagactaagagtttgggtaagtcatcatatttcatcacttttattgatgattactcatgaaattgttgggtatattttttgaaggccaaagatgaagccttggatacattcaagaattttaaatcccttgtggaaaatgagaaagggtgcaagatcaaatgtttaaggactgatcatggaggagagttttgctcaaaggctttccaaagttattgtgattttaatggcatcaagaggcactTTACTACTgtatacacacctcaacagaatggagtagctaaAAGGATGAATCGtattgtggttgaaatggcaaggtgcatgttacaaaccaagggattgagcaattcttattggggagatgcagttaCTACAACTGTGTACATACTTAACCttagccccaccagtgcactagaaaagatgactccttatgaagcttggtatggaaaaaggcctaatcttaatcatttcaaagtttttggttgtttggcttatgtgcatgtacctgattagattagatagaagttagatgcaaagagtgagtcatgtatttttattgggtatagtgagaaaagcaaggcttatagattgtataatcccctcactaacaagcttattgtctcaaaagatgtgatatttgatgaaggcggagtttatggtcatcaaaaagaccatgttgagaagccaaaatctattttgaatgatgatataattgttgatattgatcatgagcagccaactaatgtttatgtatccagtggtttaactccaccaagcaacccttcatcaagttctttagtaccaagttcaagtccagcttcttctccaagttctacaaggaaggtaaggaaattgagtgatatctaccagaggagtggaaatcaagtacatgaagaaaacccaataggtgagacagtgaattttgctttattagccaagaatgattttgaaccatcatgttttgaagatgcatgtactaacgaggtttgggtgaaagccatggaagacgagatggattccattcacaagaatgacacttgggagttaacagaacttccacatgataaacaaaggattggcaccaaatgggtctacaagaccaagtttaacagtgatgggagtgttgaaagacacaaagtGAGATTAGTTGCcaaaggcttcacacaaaagtatggaattgattaagaagagacatttgcaccagtagtaaGACGAGAGACCATAAGAATATTGATTTCATTAgtagctcagaagaagtggagcatacatcatatggacgtgaaaagtgcattcttgaatgggtacttagaagaggaagtatatgttgagcaaccacaaggttttgaagtggaaggaaaagataattatgtctacaagttgaagaaggctttgtatggcctcaagcaagcaccaagagcatggtaggCCAAGATTGATGGATATTTTTAGGAGAATGGCTTCTAGAGAaataagagtgatcctaccctttactacaaacaagaaggtatggatattctcatcataaggttgtatgttgatgatcttttgtatatgggtagtagttctaagatgaaagatgaattcaaagctgctatgatgaaagaatttgagatgaaagatcttggtctaatgaaatattttctaggaatggaggtttatcaaagtaaggatgagattttcatttatcAAACgaagtatgcacaggatatgctgaagaaatttaatatgactgattgtaaccctgcctccactccaagtgctcatggagttttgttatgtcaagatgatggtgctgatttagttgatgagatagcttacaaaagtattgtggggagcttgatgtttctaatccacatgaggcctgatattgcctattcagtttcacttgtttcaaggtatatgacaaatccatctaaaatacatatgaaggcagccaagaggattttgaggtatgtgaaagggaatttaagttttggtattcattactctcttctgaaaagttcaatcttctaggctttagtgattcagattggagaggtagtatggatgaccataAATCTACATCtaaaaa is a genomic window of Cryptomeria japonica chromosome 7, Sugi_1.0, whole genome shotgun sequence containing:
- the LOC131028409 gene encoding protein argonaute 3-like — protein: MDGRGNSRQGEPWNARGKQKWEPLQSGQGSARERAREIDLLVNHFKVKFVPNKEIIQYKVDIIGAPSQGVSGSRTNMSMAVKKYIMNKFIEDNLRNKSLMYDGTDNLYSPMELEQEDFIVEPSRGKKYRVKLERVASSSVTEFLGNESGHVTVKQEFLQKLDAAVKEHLRRNYIIVGQGFYKNPSCLDYGTVAENGFSMSLRRTAQGLNLIVDYSITAFYVEIPVLKYLEANGIRMPLDVERALKGLQVTVKNRQPGQKFTVVGLTKHVTKEIKFNTDEGGEDTSIVDYYKKLPCLELIKKPGEQNFVQMEFCQICEGQRVVEDNLNSEHEKALKRVVSLPERREKIVQIIKSEQGPSGGGPYLAGFEMTLHPEMTQVTGRVLDAPVLMLGNKKGTKKKLTPGNDKRQWNMTRENKKTVFDGKILNNWGIIHFSKIPNKQMDVVNKFRDKIVRRFIEVGINVKQKPVIFEDVEEDILNNVVKLKKELQKIHSERNNELEILICIVDSSKHPGFKNLKFICEIEIGLTTQCCLFHQSVKKCANLYHRNDPCFKKNQNFASQYLTNFALEVNVKLGGSNVALLQSHSNQIPCIDDSDVVYFGADVNHPRNHDQEFPSIAAVVMSINWPDSNRYVFRIQRQKHRQEMISKLGDMCKELLQEYKETNNKRLPKNVIFFRNGIGDWQFDEVRKKELEALKDAFMELETDYNPKLTFIIAQKRHHTRLFRKSGDQNVPSGTVVDSAEIVYPSEINFYLCSHHNELGTSKVTHYYVLCNEIGFSSEKLQTLIYHLCFTSATRTKPVSIVPPVYYADLAACRGRLYVEALKGLSSSDSDSSLSNCNSSFNILLRGEKSMFFI